Genomic window (Streptomyces sp. SLBN-31):
CCGTGACACCCTGCGCTCCCTTGGTCTCAAGGGCATCAACACGCAGGTCGTCAAGGAGGACCGCCCCGAGTTCCGCGGCATGGTGCACACCGTCCGCCACCTCGTGACGGTCGAGGAGGTCGACTGATCATGGCGGAAAACAACCCGCTCAAGATCCACAACCTCCGTCCCGCCCCGGGCGCCAAGACCGCCAAGACCCGTGTCGGTCGTGGTGAGGCGTCGAAGGGTAAGACGGCCGGTCGTGGTACCAAGGGCACGAAGGCCCGTTACCAGGTTCCGGAGCGCTTCGAGGGTGGGCAGATGCCCCTCCACATGCGTCTTCCGAAGCTGAAGGGCTTCAAGAACCCGTTCAAGACCGAGTTCCAGGTCGTGAACCTCGACAAGCTGGCCGCGCTCTACCCCGAGGGTGGCGAGGTCACGGTCGAGGGTCTGGTGGCCAAGGGTGCCGTTCGCAAGAACAGCCTCGTCAAGGTCCTCGGCCAGGGTGAGATCTCCGTGGCGCTGCAGGTGACGGTCGACGCCGTCTCCGGCTCCGCCAAGGAGAAGATCACCGCCGCCGGCGGTACGGTCACCGAGCTCGTCTGAGTTCCGGCGACACCGTCGCACACGTAACAGAGGCCGGGCAGTTCTCCACGGGGAGCTGCCCGGCCTCTGCCGTAGAAAGTGGCCGGAAATGTACGGTCGTATTACCGGAAGTCAATACGGCTTGACCGCCACCGGGTGATGCTGCGGATCTCCACCGGCCCGTAACTGACCCACCCTTGACCTGCCGTCCCCCTCATGAACTTCACCTGGCTGCACAGGCGCTGTTAGAGTCCGTAAGTCCACCTGTGCCCGCGCGAGGTATGCCGTTCGGTGTCGGGGTGGTAGAAAACATCGTTCGGCCCTCTGGGCCATGTCAGACGACTAGTCCCTGCCGCGCGCGGCGCGGGGGTCGCAGGAGGAACCGTGCTCACCGCGTTCGCCCGGGCGTTCAAGACGCCCGACCTGCGCAAGAAGCTGCTCTTCACGCTGGGCATCATCGTGGTGTACCGCGTAGGTACCCACATCCCGATCCCGGGCGTGTCCTACACGGCCGTCCAGGAGTGCGTGAAGGAGGCCTCGGGCAACCAGGGTCTCTTCGGCATGATCAACATGTTCAGCGGTGGCGCGCTGCTCCAGGTCACCGTCTTCGCCCTCGGCATCATGCCCTACATCACGGCCAGCATCATCCTGCAGCTGCTGACCGTGGTGATCCCGCGCCTGGAAGCCCTCAAGAAGGAGGGCCAGGCCGGCACGGCGAAGATCACGCAGTACACCCGCTATCTGACCGTGGCGCTCGCCATCCTGCAGGGCACCGGTCTGGTCGCCACCGCGCGCAGCGGCGCGCTGTTCAACGGCTGCCAGGTCGCCGGCCAGATCGTGCCGGACCGCTCGATCTTCTCCACCATCACGATGGTCATCTGCATGACCGCGGGTACCGCCGTCGTCATGTGGCTCGGTGAGCTGATCACCGACCGCGGCATCGGCAACGGCATGTCGATCCTGATGTTCATCTCGATCGCCGCGACCTTCCCGTCCGCGCTGTGGGCGATCAAGAAGCAGGGCACCCTGGCCGACGGCTGGATCGAGTTCGGCACGGTCATCCTCGTCGGCCTGGTCATGGTCGGTCTGGTGGTCTTCGTCGAGCAGGCGCAGCGGCGCATTCCGGTGCAGTACGCGAAGCGCATGATCGGCCGTCGTTCCTACGGCGGTACGTCCACGTACATCCCGTTGAAGGTGAACCAGGCGGGTGTGATTCCCGTCATCTTCGCGTCGTCGCTGCTCTACATTCCCGCGCTGGTCGCTCAGTTCTCCGGTTCCCAGTCCGGCTGGAAAACGTGGGTCGAGCAGAATCTGACCAAGGGCGACCATCCGATTTACATCGTTTCGTACTTCTTGCTCATCGTGTTCTTCGCATTCTTCTATGTGGCGATCTCCTTCAACCCCGAGGAAGTCGCCGACAACATGAAGAAGTATGGTGGCTTCATCCCGGGCATCCGGGCTGGCCGACCGACCGCTGAGTACCTCAGTTACGTGCTCAACCGGATCACCTGGCCGGGTTCGCTGTATCTGGGTCTGATCGCTCTCGTGCCGACGATGGCGTTGGTGGGCTTTGGGGCAAGCCAGAACTTCCCGTTCGGCGGGACCAGCATCCTGATCATCGTGGGTGTGGGTCTCGAGACGGTGAAGCAGATCGAGAGCCAGCTCCAGCAGCGCAATTACGAAGGGTTCCTCCGCTGATGCGAATCGTCCTCGTCGGGCCGCCCGGTGCCGGAAAGGGCACGCAGGCCACCCGCCTTGCCGGGAAGCTCTCGATCCCGCACATCTCCACGGGCGATCTGTTCCGCGCCAACATCAGCCGGCAGACGGAGCTCGGGAAACTCGCGAAGTCCTACATGGACGCGGGCAACCTCGTTCCCGACGAGGTCACCATCGCGATGGCGAAGGACCGCATGGAACAGCCGGACGCCGAGGGCGGCTTCCTGCTGGACGGTTTCCCGCGCAACGTCTCGCAGGCCGAGGCGCTCGACGAGCTGCTCAAGACCGAGACCATCAAGCTGGACGCGGTACTCGACCTCGAGGTCCCCGAGGAAGAGGTCGTGAAGCGGATCGCCGGCCGGCGCATCTGCCGCAACGACTCGGCGCACGTCTTCCACGTCTCCTACAGCCCCGCCAAGGAGGAAGGCGTCTGCGACGTCTGCGGCGGCGAGCTGTACCAGCGTGACGACGACTCCGAGGAGACCGTCCGCAAGCGGCTCGAGGTCTACCACACGCAGACCGAGCCGATCATCGACTACTACAAGGCGCAGGGCCTGGTCGTCACGATCTCCTCCCTGGGCCCGGTGGACGAGATCACGCAACGCGCCCTGGAGGCGCTCAAGCGCGAGGACGACGGCAAGTAGACGCCGGTCCGGTACGGCCGTGGCACCCGTATGGGCGTCACGGCCGTACTGTTGTGTACGTAATCGGACGACGTGAGTGACGGAGAGCGCAGGCCCCCATGGTGCAGATCAAGACCCCCGAGCAGATCGCCAAGATGCGTGAGGCGGGACTGGTCGTCGCCGCCATCCACGCGGCCACCCGTGAGGCGGCGGTGCCCGGAGCCACCACCAAGGACCTGGACGAGGTCGCCCGCAAGGTCCTCGCCGAGCACAACGCCAAGCCCAACTTCCTCGGCTACGGCGGCTTCCCGGCCACGATCTGCACGTCCGTCAACGAGGTCGTCGTCCACGGCATCCCCTCCGACGACGTCGTCCTCAAGGACGGCGACATCATCTCCATCGACTGCGGCGCGATCGTCGACGGCTGGCACGGGGACGCCGCCTACACGGCCTTCGTGGGGTCCGGCCACGCCCCCGAGCTGATCGAGCTCTCCCGGGTGACCGAGGAGTCGATGTGGGCCGGCATCGCGGCCATGAAGCTGGGCAACCGGCTCGTCGACGTCTCTCGGGCCATCGAGACCTACATCCGCCGCCAGCCGAAGCCGGGCGGCGGCAAGTACGGGATCATCGAGGACTACGGCGGCCACGGCATCGGCACCGAGATGCACATGGACCCGCACCTGCTGAACTACGTCGACCGCCGGCGGGGGAAGGGGCCGAAGCTGGTCCCCGGCTTCTGCCTGGCCATCGAGCCGATGGTGTCCCTGGGCACGCCCAGGACCGAGGTCCTGTCCGACGACTGGACGGTCATCACCACGGACGGGACCTGGTCCTCGCACTGGGAGCACTCGGTCGCGCTGACCGAGGAGGGTCCGCTGGTCCTCACCGCCCCGGACGGGGGCAGGGCGAAGCTGGCGGAGCACGGAGTCACGGCCGCGCCGGATCCGCTGGCCTGACGGCCGCGACCGCCTACCGGGGTGCCGCGACGCGGTCGTGCGGAGGCTGCCGGTGCGTGAGGGCTGGTCGCGCAGTTCCCCGCGCCCCTTACGGGGCGCCACGGCTCGGCGCGCTTAAGGATCTCCCCCTCGGGGCATCCTTCCTCGATTCGTGTTTCCGGGTGCGCTGACGTAGACTGACTCGTCGGCTCTCGTGCACCCGCATGTCCGCATGCGCCCTCAAGGGGAAAAGCAGGAGAGTCGATCAAGGTAGTCGATTCGAAGGGCGAAGCGTGGCCAAGAAGCAAGGTGCCATCGAGATCGAGGGCACTGTCGTCGAGTCTCTGCCGAACGCCATGTTCAAGGTCGAGCTCCAGAACGGCCACCAGGTCCTGGCACACATCAGCGGCAAGATGCGCATGCACTACATCCGCATCCTCCCTGACGACCGGGTCGTGGTGGAGCTGTCTCCGTACGACCTGACACGTGGCCGGATCGTCTACCGCTACAAGTAGATCTTGCCCGCACTCCGCCTCGGCGGGGTGGTGGCACTGACCCGGAGAACCTCAATCCCATGAAGGTCAAGCCGAGCGTCAAGAAGATCTGCGACAAGTGCAGGGTGATCCGCCGTCACGGTCGGGTCATGGTCATCTGCGAGAACCCGCGCCACAAGCAGCGCCAGGGCTGACGCACGATCGACCGTTCCCTCTGCATCGACATCGCAGGGATTCGCGCGACGCGAGCTGAATATGTTCATACGCAGAGCCCAAGTCGACACGGCTTGACACCCCCGGTTCGGAGGCCGGGGACCCGGTTCGTACCTGATACGGCGGCCGGGAACCGGCTCTGCGGAAGACCTCCGAAGATCACCAGGAGCCATTGAAGTGGCACGCGTTTCCGGTGTTGACATCCCGCGCGAAAAGCGCGTGGAGGTCGCCCTCACCTACGTGTTCGGCATCGGCCGGACCCTTTCGCAGCAGACGCTGGCGGAGACGGGCATCGACCCGAACACCCGTGTTCGTGACCTGAGCGAAGAGCAGCTGGTCGCGATCCGCGAGTACGTGGACAACAACATCAAGACCGAGGGTGACCTCCGTCGCGAGATCCAGGCCGACATCCGCCGCAAGGTCGAGATCGGCTGCTACCAGGGTCTCCGTCACCGTCGTGGTCTGCCCGTCCGCGGTCAGCGCACCAGCACCAACGCCCGCACCCGCAAGGGCCCGCGTCGCGCCATCGCCGGCAAGAAGAAGCCGGGCAAGAAGTAGTCCTCAGCGGACAACGCTTCATCAGCGGTCTTCGCTGTAGGACCGACCACCTCCCCGTAGGAGTTTGTAGATGCCCCCCAAGGGTCGTCAGGGCGCTGCCAAGAAGGTGCGCCGCAAGGAAAAGAAGAACGTCGCTCACGGCCACGCGCACATCAAGAGCACGTTCAACAACACGATCGTCTCCATCACGGACCCGTCCGGCAACGTGATCTCCTGGGCCTCCGCCGGCCACGTCGGCTTCAAGGGCTCCCGGAAGTCCACGCCGTTCGCCGCGCAGATGGCCGCCGAGTCGGCTGCCCGCCGCGCCCAGGAGCACGGCATGCGCAAGGTCGACGTGTTCGTGAAGGGCCCGGGTTCCGGTCGTGAGACCGCCATCCGTTCCCTGCAGGCCACGGGCCTCGAGGTCGGCTCCATCCAGGACGTGACCCCGACCCCGCACAACGGCTGCCGTCCGCCGAAGCGTCGCCGCGTCTGACGCACGGTCGCTTTGAGGATTCGGGCGGTACGGCTCCGTAAAAGGGCCGTATCGCCCGTACCCTTGCAGTACCCGCGCTTCTCACAGGGCGCGGTTTCCGTCGGGCGTCAAATAGCGGGCGTCCACGAATGAAGGATCTCCACACATGCTGATCGCTCAGCGTCCCTCGTTGACCGAAGAGGTCGTCGACGAGTTCCGCTCCCGGTTCGTGATCGAGCCGCTGGAGCCGGGCTTCGGCTACACCCTCGGCAACTCCCTCCGCCGCACCCTCCTGTCGTCGATCCCCGGCGCTGCTGTCACCAGCATCCGCATCGACGGCGTCCTGCACGAGTTCACCACCGTGCCGGGCGTCAAGGAGGACGTCACCGACCTGATCCTCAACATCAAGCAGCTGGTCGTGTCGTCCGAGCACGACGAGCCCGTTGTGATGTACCTGCGCAAGCAGGGTCCGGGTCTGGTCACCGCCGCCGACATCGCGCCCCCGGCCGGTGTCGAGGTGCACAACCCCGACCTCGTCCTCGCCACGCTCAACGGCAAGGGCAAGCTGGAGATGGAGCTGACGGTCGAGCGTGGCCGGGGTTACGTCTCCGCCGTGCAGAACAAGCAGGTGGGCCAGGAGATCGGCCGTATCCCGGTCGACTCCATCTACAGCCCCGTGCTGAAGGTCACGTACAAGGTCGAGGCGACCCGTGTCGAGCAGCGCACCGACTTCGACAAGCTGATCGTCGACGTCGAGACCAAGCAGGCGATGCGTCCCCGTGACGCCATGGCCTCCGCCGGTAAGACCCTGGTCGAGCTGTTCGGTCTGGCCCGTGAGCTGAACATCGACGCCGAGGGCATCGACATGGGCCCGTCCCCGACGGACGCCGCCCTTGCCGCCGACCTGGCGCTGCCGATCGAGGAGCTGGAGCTCACGGTCCGCTCCTACAACTGCCTCAAGCGTGAGGGCATCCACTCCGTGGGTGAGCTCGTCGCGCGCTCCGAGGCCGACCTGCTCGACATTCGCAACTTCGGTGCGAAGTCGATCGACGAGGTCAAGGCGAAGCTGGCCGGCATGGGCCTGGCCCTCAAGGACAGCCCGCCCGGATTCGACCCCACGGCCGCTGCCGACGCCTTCGGCGCCGACGACGACGCGGACGCGGGTTTCGTGGAGACCGAGCAGTACTGAGTCAGTACTGACCAGTGCTTGATCGGTCGATGCCGGTGAGCATCCGCTCATCGGGTTCCTGACCCCGGTACCTGACACGGCCGGGGCAGACACACAGGAGAAGAACAATGCCGAAGCCCACCAAGGGTGCCCGTCTGGGCGGCAGCGCCGCGCACGAGAAGCTGCTCCTCGCGAACCTGGCGAAGAGCCTCTTCGAGCACGGCCGTATCACCACCACCGAGGCGAAGGCCCGCCGTCTGCGGCCGTACGCCGAGCGTCTGGTCACCAAGGCGAAGAAGGGCGACCTTCACAACCGCCGTCAGGTGCTCCAGGTGATCACGGACAAGAGCGTCGTCCACACGCTCTTCACCGAGATCGGCCCGCGCTACGAGAACCGCCCGGGCGGCTACACCCGCATCACCAAGATCGGTAACCGCCGTGGCGACAACGCGCCCATGGCCGTCATCGAGCTGGTCGAGGCGCTGACGGTGGCGCAGCAGGCGACCGGCGAGGCCGAGGCCGCGACGAAGCGTGCGGTCAAGGAGTCCGAGGAGGCCAAGGTCGAGGAGACCAAGGCCGACGAGGTCGTCGAGGACGCGAAGCCGGAGGCCGAGGAGGCGTAGGCCGTCCTTGGGCTGCCGGTCCGTAGTGGCTGGTCGCGCAGTTCCCCGCGCCCCTGAAGGGGCGTGACAGTGGGCCCGTTCCTTCTTGGGACGGGCCCACTTGCCGTTCCTGAGAGGATCTCTGTGTGAGTGACGAAGTAGAGCCCGGGTATGTGCGGGTGCGGCTCGATCTTTCCTACGACGGCACCGACTTCTCCGGCTGGGCCAAGCAGGCCGGTGGGCGGCGGACCGTGCAGGGGGAGATCGAGGACGCCCTGCGGACCGTCACGCGGTCGGGGGAGACGTCGTACGAGCTGACCGTCGCCGGGCGGACGGATGCCGGGGTGCACGCCCGGGGCCAGGTGGCACACGTCGACCTGCCGGAGGCGGTCTGGCGTGAACACCACGAGAAGCTGCTCAAGCGGCTCGCCGGGCGGCTGCCCAGGGACGTGCGGGTCTGGGCGCTCAGACAGGCGCCCAGCGGCTTCAACGCCCGGTTCTCGGCCGTCTGGCGGCGCTACGCGTACCGGGTGACGGACAACCCCGGCGGGGTCGATCCGCTGCTGCGCAACCACGTCCTGTGGCACGACTGGCCGCTCGACGTCGACGCCATGAACGAGGCGGCCGAGCGGCTGCTCGGGGAGCACGACTTCGCCGCGTACTGCAAGAAGCGGGAGGGCGCGACCACCATCCGCACGCTGCAGGAGCTCAGCCTGGTGCGCGGGGACGACGGGATCGTCACCGCCACCATCCGTGCCGACGCCTTCTGCCACAACATGGTGCGCTCCCTGATCGGGGCGCTGCTGTTCGTCGGCGACGGGCACCGGGGCCCGGAGTGGCCGGGCAAGGTGCTGGCCGCCGGGGTCAGGGACTCCGCCGTTCACGTCGTACGACCGCACGGGCTGACGCTGGAGGAGGTCGGCTACCCGGCCGACGGGCTGCTGGCCGCCCGGAACAAGGAGGCCCGCAACCGGCGGACGCTCCCTGGGGCGGCCTGCTGCTGACCGCGGCGCCCGGGCGCCCGGCGTCCTACTCGGTCGCCGCGGCCGACGCCTGGGCCTCGCCGCGCCTGCGGATCTGGCGGAACGTGAACGTCTGCAGGTCGTCGCCGGTCGAGAACACCTTCGTGTCCTTGTTCGTGACGTCCTTGCCGTTCAGGAAGCCGCCGGTGGTGAAGTAGGCGTACCGGCCGTAGGAGTTGACCGTCGTGCGGCAGGTCGCGGAGTTGCAGAAAGCCTTCACACCGCCGCCCGAGAGCGGCTTGACGAAGCCCTTCTTGTCCGCCGTGGCCTTGACCTTGGTCGCCTGGGCCTCCGTGTCGAACACGGCCACGCCGACCGTCACCGCGATGCCGTCCTTCTGGTACGTCACGCGCATCAGACGGGTGCACTTGTTGGCCGTGAGGAGATTCACGTAGGTGCCCTGCACGGCGGAGGCGCAGTTGTTGGTGTCGGCCGTGGGGCCCTTCTGATAGACCGTCGAGCCCATGGTCAGCCGCGCGCCCGGGAAGAGCAGGGTCGCGCTGAGCGGCGCCGTGTCCTTGGCCTTGCTGGAGATGAACTCCTTCGGGTCCAGTGGCGGCGGCGCGCTGGTCGGCGCGAAGGACGGGGCCGTGGCGGTGCTGCCCGGGATGGACGCGCTGGCCGGCAGGTTCGACGGGTTGCCGGACGCCTTGTTGTCGCCGTTCGCGGACACCACGGCCATCGCGACGGCGGTGCCTATCGCGATGGTGGCGAGCGCCCCGCCGCCGATGAACAGCAGCCGGCGCCGCCTGTTGCGCGTCTCGGACGCCTCCGCGAGCGCCGCCCAGTCCGGGGTCTGGCCGTCACCGCCGCCGTTCCACGGCTGCTGGGAGTTCGGTTTCCAGGGATCCCATTGAGACTGGGGACCCCCCTGCTGCCCAAAGCTCATGGGGCGCATCTTAGACGGGGTACGGAGGGGGCCGGTGTGGCTCCGGCGAGGCTCCTGGGGACCTTTGTGACAGGGCCGTACATCTCGGCCGCGGATCGCCGCGGAGGGCTCGTTTTGACCCGCCAGGGGGCACCCCGGTATCCTGCATCTTCGTTGTGTATTGGCTCGCTCGTTCTCACGCGAGAGGCCCATACCTAGGTTCCCTGGAGCAGTTACCAGTGGGCGGCATACGGGCAGCGTCCCCGGCCATTGTCGTCCCCAGCTGCACGATCGCTTCAGTGATGCCATGTGTCAGCACCCATCCACTGAAGAAAAAGGCTGCGAAGTGCGTACATACAGCCCCAAGCCCGGCGATGTGACTCGCCAGTGGCACGTCATCGACGCTCAGGACGTGGTCCTGGGCCGTCTGGCCACGACCGCCGCGTCCCTTCTCCGCGGCAAGCACAAGCCGATCTACGCGCCCCACGTCGACACCGGTGACTTCGTCATCATCATCAACGCCGACAAGGTGCACCTGTCCGGCAACAAGCGGACCCAGAAGATGGCGTACCGCCACTCCGGCTACCCGGGTGGTCTGCGCTCCGTCCGTTACGACGAGCTGCTGGACAAGAACCCCGAGAAGGCCATCGAGAAGGCCGTCAAGGGCATGCTCCCCAAGAACACGCTGGGCCGTCAGATGCTCTCGAAGCTGAAGGTCTACAAGGGTGACCAGCACCCGCACGGCGCGCAGCAGCCGCAGCCGTTCGAGATCACCCAGGTCGCGCAGTAAGTCCGGCCACCCCTAAGCCTGAAGAGAATCTGAGGAGAATCGTGGCCGAGACCACTGCCGAGCAGCCGCTCGAAGAGCTTGACATCGACAGCTACACCACGGAGTCGGACGTCCCCGTCGAGGGCGAGTACACCTCCGAGTCCATGGCTTCCCGCTTCGGCGACCCGCAGCCGGCCGCCGGCCTGGGCCGTCGCAAGAACGCCATCGCCCGCGTCCGGATCGTCCCGGGCACCGGCAAGTGGAAGATCAACGGTCGCACCCTTGAGGACTACTTCCCGAACAAGGTGCACCAGCAGGAAGTCAACGAGCCCTTCAAGGTGCTCGAGCTCGAGGGTCGCTACGACGTCATCGCCCGCATCGCCGGTGGCGGTGTCTCCGGTCAGGCCGGTGCGCTCCGTCTCGGTGTCGCCCGCGCGCTGAACGAGGCCGACGTCGACAACAACCGCGGCCCGCTCAAGAAGGCCGGCTTCCTCCGCCGCGACGACCGTGCGGTCGAGCGCAAGAAGGCCGGTCTGAAGAAGGCCCGCAAGGCCCCGCAGTACAGCAAGCGCTAATCACCAGCTGCCTGCACGTACTCCGAACGCCCCGGCGGCACGCCACAGTGCCGACCGGGGCGTTCGTTTATCACCGGCGTGGGCGTATAACGGCACAAGACGCTCAGAAGCTTGTGTGATCTGATGCCGGTACGTCTGCAACAGCTGACGCTTTCTCAGGAGGACAAGTGGGACGACTCTTCGGCACGGACGGCGTGCGGGGCGTCGCCAACGCGGATCTGACCGCCGAGATGGCACTCGGTCTGTCGGTGGCGGCGGCGCACGTGCTGGCCGAGGCGGGTACGTTCGAGGGCCACCGGCCCACGGCGGTCGTCGGACGCGATCCGCGTGCGTCCGGGGAGTTCCTTGAGGCCGCGGTGGTCGCGGGTCTCGCGAGCGCCGGCGTCGACGTGCTGCGGGTCGGTGTGCTGCCCACGCCCGCCGTCGCCTACCTCACCGGCGCGCTCGGCGCCGACCTGGGCGTCATGCTCTCCGCCAGCCACAACGCCATGCCCGACAACGGCGTCAAGTTCTTCGCCCGCG
Coding sequences:
- the rplO gene encoding 50S ribosomal protein L15, translating into MAENNPLKIHNLRPAPGAKTAKTRVGRGEASKGKTAGRGTKGTKARYQVPERFEGGQMPLHMRLPKLKGFKNPFKTEFQVVNLDKLAALYPEGGEVTVEGLVAKGAVRKNSLVKVLGQGEISVALQVTVDAVSGSAKEKITAAGGTVTELV
- the secY gene encoding preprotein translocase subunit SecY, whose protein sequence is MLTAFARAFKTPDLRKKLLFTLGIIVVYRVGTHIPIPGVSYTAVQECVKEASGNQGLFGMINMFSGGALLQVTVFALGIMPYITASIILQLLTVVIPRLEALKKEGQAGTAKITQYTRYLTVALAILQGTGLVATARSGALFNGCQVAGQIVPDRSIFSTITMVICMTAGTAVVMWLGELITDRGIGNGMSILMFISIAATFPSALWAIKKQGTLADGWIEFGTVILVGLVMVGLVVFVEQAQRRIPVQYAKRMIGRRSYGGTSTYIPLKVNQAGVIPVIFASSLLYIPALVAQFSGSQSGWKTWVEQNLTKGDHPIYIVSYFLLIVFFAFFYVAISFNPEEVADNMKKYGGFIPGIRAGRPTAEYLSYVLNRITWPGSLYLGLIALVPTMALVGFGASQNFPFGGTSILIIVGVGLETVKQIESQLQQRNYEGFLR
- the map gene encoding type I methionyl aminopeptidase — its product is MVQIKTPEQIAKMREAGLVVAAIHAATREAAVPGATTKDLDEVARKVLAEHNAKPNFLGYGGFPATICTSVNEVVVHGIPSDDVVLKDGDIISIDCGAIVDGWHGDAAYTAFVGSGHAPELIELSRVTEESMWAGIAAMKLGNRLVDVSRAIETYIRRQPKPGGGKYGIIEDYGGHGIGTEMHMDPHLLNYVDRRRGKGPKLVPGFCLAIEPMVSLGTPRTEVLSDDWTVITTDGTWSSHWEHSVALTEEGPLVLTAPDGGRAKLAEHGVTAAPDPLA
- the rpsI gene encoding 30S ribosomal protein S9; the encoded protein is MAETTAEQPLEELDIDSYTTESDVPVEGEYTSESMASRFGDPQPAAGLGRRKNAIARVRIVPGTGKWKINGRTLEDYFPNKVHQQEVNEPFKVLELEGRYDVIARIAGGGVSGQAGALRLGVARALNEADVDNNRGPLKKAGFLRRDDRAVERKKAGLKKARKAPQYSKR
- the rpmD gene encoding 50S ribosomal protein L30, which codes for MAQLKITQVKSYIGSKQNHRDTLRSLGLKGINTQVVKEDRPEFRGMVHTVRHLVTVEEVD
- the rpmJ gene encoding 50S ribosomal protein L36, with amino-acid sequence MKVKPSVKKICDKCRVIRRHGRVMVICENPRHKQRQG
- a CDS encoding adenylate kinase; its protein translation is MRIVLVGPPGAGKGTQATRLAGKLSIPHISTGDLFRANISRQTELGKLAKSYMDAGNLVPDEVTIAMAKDRMEQPDAEGGFLLDGFPRNVSQAEALDELLKTETIKLDAVLDLEVPEEEVVKRIAGRRICRNDSAHVFHVSYSPAKEEGVCDVCGGELYQRDDDSEETVRKRLEVYHTQTEPIIDYYKAQGLVVTISSLGPVDEITQRALEALKREDDGK
- the rpsM gene encoding 30S ribosomal protein S13, translating into MARVSGVDIPREKRVEVALTYVFGIGRTLSQQTLAETGIDPNTRVRDLSEEQLVAIREYVDNNIKTEGDLRREIQADIRRKVEIGCYQGLRHRRGLPVRGQRTSTNARTRKGPRRAIAGKKKPGKK
- a CDS encoding DNA-directed RNA polymerase subunit alpha: MLIAQRPSLTEEVVDEFRSRFVIEPLEPGFGYTLGNSLRRTLLSSIPGAAVTSIRIDGVLHEFTTVPGVKEDVTDLILNIKQLVVSSEHDEPVVMYLRKQGPGLVTAADIAPPAGVEVHNPDLVLATLNGKGKLEMELTVERGRGYVSAVQNKQVGQEIGRIPVDSIYSPVLKVTYKVEATRVEQRTDFDKLIVDVETKQAMRPRDAMASAGKTLVELFGLARELNIDAEGIDMGPSPTDAALAADLALPIEELELTVRSYNCLKREGIHSVGELVARSEADLLDIRNFGAKSIDEVKAKLAGMGLALKDSPPGFDPTAAADAFGADDDADAGFVETEQY
- the rplM gene encoding 50S ribosomal protein L13, giving the protein MRTYSPKPGDVTRQWHVIDAQDVVLGRLATTAASLLRGKHKPIYAPHVDTGDFVIIINADKVHLSGNKRTQKMAYRHSGYPGGLRSVRYDELLDKNPEKAIEKAVKGMLPKNTLGRQMLSKLKVYKGDQHPHGAQQPQPFEITQVAQ
- the rpsK gene encoding 30S ribosomal protein S11, whose translation is MPPKGRQGAAKKVRRKEKKNVAHGHAHIKSTFNNTIVSITDPSGNVISWASAGHVGFKGSRKSTPFAAQMAAESAARRAQEHGMRKVDVFVKGPGSGRETAIRSLQATGLEVGSIQDVTPTPHNGCRPPKRRRV
- the rplQ gene encoding 50S ribosomal protein L17, coding for MPKPTKGARLGGSAAHEKLLLANLAKSLFEHGRITTTEAKARRLRPYAERLVTKAKKGDLHNRRQVLQVITDKSVVHTLFTEIGPRYENRPGGYTRITKIGNRRGDNAPMAVIELVEALTVAQQATGEAEAATKRAVKESEEAKVEETKADEVVEDAKPEAEEA
- the infA gene encoding translation initiation factor IF-1; its protein translation is MAKKQGAIEIEGTVVESLPNAMFKVELQNGHQVLAHISGKMRMHYIRILPDDRVVVELSPYDLTRGRIVYRYK
- the truA gene encoding tRNA pseudouridine(38-40) synthase TruA, with translation MSDEVEPGYVRVRLDLSYDGTDFSGWAKQAGGRRTVQGEIEDALRTVTRSGETSYELTVAGRTDAGVHARGQVAHVDLPEAVWREHHEKLLKRLAGRLPRDVRVWALRQAPSGFNARFSAVWRRYAYRVTDNPGGVDPLLRNHVLWHDWPLDVDAMNEAAERLLGEHDFAAYCKKREGATTIRTLQELSLVRGDDGIVTATIRADAFCHNMVRSLIGALLFVGDGHRGPEWPGKVLAAGVRDSAVHVVRPHGLTLEEVGYPADGLLAARNKEARNRRTLPGAACC